In Bos indicus x Bos taurus breed Angus x Brahman F1 hybrid chromosome 21, Bos_hybrid_MaternalHap_v2.0, whole genome shotgun sequence, one DNA window encodes the following:
- the SIVA1 gene encoding apoptosis regulatory protein Siva, whose amino-acid sequence MPKRGYPFADAAPLQLKVRVGQRELSRGVCAERLTREIFEKTMQLLFRGAQACMDPAWEEGCAIVHTPESPRPGPTEAPRAARGQMLIGPDGRLTRSQAQASEADPAGVASRACSSCVRAVDGKAACGQCERALCARCVRTCCSCGAVACALCALVDYGGDLHEKVLCSSCAAFEA is encoded by the exons ATGCCCAAGCGGGGCTACCCCTTCGCGGATGCGGCCCCGCTGCAGCTCAAAGTGCGTGTCGGCCAGAGAGAGCTGAGTCGCGGCGTGTGCGCCGAGCGCCTCACACGAGAGATTTTCG AGAAGACCATGCAGCTTCTCTTCCGTGGGGCCCAGGCCTGCATGGACCCTGCATGGGAGGAAGGCTGCGCCATCGTCCACACGCCAGAGTCCCCGAGGCCCGGCCCCACAGAAGCCCCTCGGGCCGCGCGAGGGCAGATGCTGATCGGGCCCGACGGCCGCCTGACCCGGAGTCAAGCGCAGGCCTCCGAGGCTG ACCCGGCTGGGGTGGCGTCGAGAGCCTGCTCGTCGTGCGTGCGCGCCGTGGACGGGAAGGCGGCGTGCGGCCAGTGCGAGCGGGCCCTGTGTGCGCGCTGCGTGCGCACCTGCTGCAGCTGCGGAGCCGTGGCCTGCGCCCTGTGCGCCCTCGTGGA CTACGGGGGCGACCTTCACGAGAAAGTGCTGTGCTCCAGCTGTGCCGCGTTCGAGGCCTGA
- the ADSSL1 gene encoding adenylosuccinate synthetase isozyme 1 isoform X1, which produces MSGTRASNDRPPSAGGVKRGRLQHEAATSGSRVTVVLGAQWGDEGKGKVVDLLATDADVVSRCQGGNNAGHTVVVDGKEYDFHLLPSGIINPKAVSFIGNGVVVHLPGLFEEAEKNEKKGLKDWEKRLVISDRAHLVFDFHQAVDGLQEVQRQAQEGKNIGTTRKGIGPAYSSKAARTGLRICDLLSDFDEFSSRFKNLARQHQSMFPSLEVDVEGQLKRLKGFAERIRPMVRDGVYFMYEALHGPPKKILVEGANAALLDIDFGTYPFVTSSNCTVGGVCTGLGIPPQNIGEVYGVVKAYTTRVGIGAFPTEQINEIGDLLQSRGHEWGVTTGRKRRCGWLDLMILRYAHMVNGFTALALTKLDILDALDEIKVGVAYKLGGKRIPYFPANQEILQKVEVEYETLPGWKADTTGARKWEDLPPQAQSYIRFVENHVGVAVKWVGVGKSRDSMIQLF; this is translated from the exons ATGTCCGGGACCCGAGCCTCTAACGATCGGCCCCCCAGCGCGGGCGGCGTCAAGCGGGGGCGGCTACAGCACGAGGCGGCGACCTCCGGCTCCCGGGTGACCGTGGTGCTGGGCGCGCAGTGGGGGGACGAGGGCAAAGGCAAGGTGGTGGACCTGCTGGCCACGGACGCCGACGTCGTCAGCCGCTGCCAG GGAGGCAACAATGCTGGCCACACCGTGGTGGTGGATGGCAAGGAGTACGACTTCCACCTGCTGCCCAGTGGCATCATCAACCCCAAGGCCGTGTCCTTCATCG GCAATGGAGTGGTCGTCCACTTGCCGGGCTtgtttgaagaggcagagaagaacGAGAAGAAAG GCCTGAAGGACTGGGAGAAGAGGCTCGTCATCTCTGACCGGGCCCACCTTG TGTTTGACTTTCACCAGGCGGTGGACGGGCTCCAGGAGGTGCAGCGGCAGGCCCAGGAGGGCAAGAA CATCGGCACGACCCGGAAGGGGATCGGGCCGGCCTACTCGTCCAAGGCCGCCCGCACCGGCCTCCGCATCTGTGACCTCCTGTCTGACTTCGACGAGTTCTCCTCCCG ATTCAAGAACCTGGCACGCCAGCACCAGTCCATGTTCCCCAGTTTGGAAGTGGACGTTGAAGGTCAACTCAAAAGGCTCAAG GGCTTCGCCGAGCGGATCCGCCCCATGGTCCGAGATGGCGTTTATTTCATGTATGAGGCGCTCCACGGCCCCCCTAAGAAGATCCTCGTGGAGGGTGCCAACGCGGCCCTCCTTGACATTGACTTCG GGACCTACCCCTTCGTGACGTCCTCCAACTGCACGGTGGGCGGCGTGTGCACCGGCCTGGGCATCCCGCCCCAGAACATAGGCGAGGTCTACGGTGTGGTCAAGGCCTACACCACACGCGTGGGCATCGGCGCCTTCCCCACCGAGCAGATCAAC GAGATCGGGGACCTGCTGCAGAGCCGCGGCCACGAGTGGGGCGTGACCACGGGCAGGAAGCGGCGCTGCGGCTGGCTGGATCTGATGATCCTGAGATATGCCCACATGGTCAACGGATTCACCGC GCTGGCCTTGACGAAACTGGACATCCTGGACGCCCTGGACGAGATCAAGGTCGGCGTGGCGTACAAGCTTGGCGGGAAGCGGATCCCCTACTTCCCAG CCAACCAGGAGATCCTGCAGAAGGTGGAGGTGGAATACGAGACGCTGCCAGGGTGGAAGGCGGACACCACGGGCGCCCGGAAGTGGGAGGACCTCCCCCCGCAGGCCCAGAGCTACATCCGGTTCGTGGAGAACCACGTCGGCGTGGCAG TGAAATGGGTTGGTGTCGGCAAGTCCAGAGATTCGATGATCCAGCTGTTTTAG
- the ADSSL1 gene encoding adenylosuccinate synthetase isozyme 1 isoform X2 has product MSGTRASNDRPPSAGGVKRGRLQHEAATSGSRVTVVLGAQWGDEGKGKVVDLLATDADVVSRCQGGNNAGHTVVVDGKEYDFHLLPSGIINPKAVSFIGNGVVVHLPGLFEEAEKNEKKGLKDWEKRLVISDRAHLVFDFHQAVDGLQEVQRQAQEGKKFKNLARQHQSMFPSLEVDVEGQLKRLKGFAERIRPMVRDGVYFMYEALHGPPKKILVEGANAALLDIDFGTYPFVTSSNCTVGGVCTGLGIPPQNIGEVYGVVKAYTTRVGIGAFPTEQINEIGDLLQSRGHEWGVTTGRKRRCGWLDLMILRYAHMVNGFTALALTKLDILDALDEIKVGVAYKLGGKRIPYFPANQEILQKVEVEYETLPGWKADTTGARKWEDLPPQAQSYIRFVENHVGVAVKWVGVGKSRDSMIQLF; this is encoded by the exons ATGTCCGGGACCCGAGCCTCTAACGATCGGCCCCCCAGCGCGGGCGGCGTCAAGCGGGGGCGGCTACAGCACGAGGCGGCGACCTCCGGCTCCCGGGTGACCGTGGTGCTGGGCGCGCAGTGGGGGGACGAGGGCAAAGGCAAGGTGGTGGACCTGCTGGCCACGGACGCCGACGTCGTCAGCCGCTGCCAG GGAGGCAACAATGCTGGCCACACCGTGGTGGTGGATGGCAAGGAGTACGACTTCCACCTGCTGCCCAGTGGCATCATCAACCCCAAGGCCGTGTCCTTCATCG GCAATGGAGTGGTCGTCCACTTGCCGGGCTtgtttgaagaggcagagaagaacGAGAAGAAAG GCCTGAAGGACTGGGAGAAGAGGCTCGTCATCTCTGACCGGGCCCACCTTG TGTTTGACTTTCACCAGGCGGTGGACGGGCTCCAGGAGGTGCAGCGGCAGGCCCAGGAGGGCAAGAA ATTCAAGAACCTGGCACGCCAGCACCAGTCCATGTTCCCCAGTTTGGAAGTGGACGTTGAAGGTCAACTCAAAAGGCTCAAG GGCTTCGCCGAGCGGATCCGCCCCATGGTCCGAGATGGCGTTTATTTCATGTATGAGGCGCTCCACGGCCCCCCTAAGAAGATCCTCGTGGAGGGTGCCAACGCGGCCCTCCTTGACATTGACTTCG GGACCTACCCCTTCGTGACGTCCTCCAACTGCACGGTGGGCGGCGTGTGCACCGGCCTGGGCATCCCGCCCCAGAACATAGGCGAGGTCTACGGTGTGGTCAAGGCCTACACCACACGCGTGGGCATCGGCGCCTTCCCCACCGAGCAGATCAAC GAGATCGGGGACCTGCTGCAGAGCCGCGGCCACGAGTGGGGCGTGACCACGGGCAGGAAGCGGCGCTGCGGCTGGCTGGATCTGATGATCCTGAGATATGCCCACATGGTCAACGGATTCACCGC GCTGGCCTTGACGAAACTGGACATCCTGGACGCCCTGGACGAGATCAAGGTCGGCGTGGCGTACAAGCTTGGCGGGAAGCGGATCCCCTACTTCCCAG CCAACCAGGAGATCCTGCAGAAGGTGGAGGTGGAATACGAGACGCTGCCAGGGTGGAAGGCGGACACCACGGGCGCCCGGAAGTGGGAGGACCTCCCCCCGCAGGCCCAGAGCTACATCCGGTTCGTGGAGAACCACGTCGGCGTGGCAG TGAAATGGGTTGGTGTCGGCAAGTCCAGAGATTCGATGATCCAGCTGTTTTAG